The window GTAAACTCGTGGCCATCAtaacaacagagaaaatgtgCTGCTGACTGGGAAATCAGTCTTTTAGGCAACAGCAAACTATACCTGGTGAAATATTGTTGAAGGGCCGTTACGTGGCATCAATTATTCAGTGACGCATCTTGTTTTGACTTGAGATGACAGCGTCCTGTGAGAGTGTCACATAATCTCTGTGTCTCTTGAATATTTTGGTGGACAAACCGCATGTTTGGCACAAGGACAATATGGCTCCAACAGTGAGGGAACAAAAGGACGTCACCAGCTATCAGTGTCAACTGTCTCCCCTTTTTACATGCGGCTGAGCTTTTGTCAGGGCTCCTGTCTTCATATCTGTGGACGTCTGGCTTGATAATGCTCACTCTTTATGTTGAAAAGATTGTCTGTAAGGCAGTTTtcacaaaaaccaaaaatgttttgtaatgatTTCCTGATGAAATATCGAAGCCACTGAAGCGTTTGAATAATTCAttaaaggaaatattttaattagCAAGAAGGAGATGTTGAGAGAGAGCGTTATTGTTTATCGAAACCTGATTTGTGACCTGTGACCTTTTCTCTCACTCCAGGAAGTTGGCAGTTGAAAGTAGGGCCTCCTCCAGGATGGTTTGAAAAAGAAGTTTGTTCCACTGCAGTCTGTTCAAACAGTGTCCTTCTTGGTTACTTTGTCCCTCACCCTGTGAATAAAGCAATACTTTGCCAGTAAAATTGTGCCAGGAAGCCCTACCACTGGGCAGCTGGCTTAGCTTCCTCCTGTTCTCTTCTGAATCCTCTTTGAGAAACACATTGGTATTGTCACCATTTATCAAAAACACAAGGACATTCTGTCATCATTTACAATCATAATTGGCCAGAGTCACTGTGTATCTGTTTACCCAGCCTTACTGTTTAAAAACTGGCATTGAAGTTAAACCCCTTCTGGTCTTTAGCCAGAGCCACACAGTGAAATTCACCTGGAGGACAGAATCCACTCTGACACCTTCGATAAGCTGCTCTAAAAATAGAGcacaaaagaaaggaaacacaaagtTGTGACCTTCAAGACTaagatgctgctttttttttcttttctcggCTAGTGCGTGTCCACTGCAGTCAGGAGAAAATTAAATACTGTCTCTGTTTTGTATTGAGAGTAGTACAGCCTTGTTGTTGTTGCGTGTAGTCCAGATGTTGTATCTTTAAAGCTCTCCTGTTGCCTCCAAGCTCTACATCTCCAGGATACATTATTAATAATGTTATGTCTTCCATTTCTTAAGATAAATTGTTCAAAAATGTCCATTTTTGTCTGCAGTCACAGAAGTCGTGATGACGAACGGGTCTCGAAGGCGGCTTCAACACCAGCGAAGCTACCAGAGGAAGTTCCTCTGCCCAAGCCTAAGGAGTCGGCTATTGccagagaggagaaacaacTCCCACCGCTCCCAGGTTAGATATACAACACCCAGTCATTAAACCAGATTTTTGTGAATATGTTTAAGTGAAAATCAGTGATTTTAATTTGTGTCTCTATATCAACATCTGTACTTGTAAGCCAATAAAACAGCAAGTATTTCCCTGTCTGTCATTAACAGCAGAAATTAAGATGGCTTCATAATAGTAAAATGAAATCCTGTTTGAACTAGTCATTCTTGCCCTTTTCAAAAGCACAAATACCAAAAAAAGTTAGATCCAGACGCCTGCTGAGCCTGGCTGAGTTTGCCTGGAGCCAAGTGACAATAAACCGTATGAGCTGATCGAGTCTGACGTTCCTCCCCAGCCTGCAGCACTCTGCTGCCTTTCTGTTTGACCTCCCTGCTCAGGACGCCGCTGtgtgccttgtgtgtgtgtttgtgtgtgcgcgtacgtgtgtgtgcgtgtgtgcacaaGTGTCAATGTGATAATATTttgcctgtgtgtttttgtgcagttGTGTTTTTCATTAGTGCACTTGTTCTCAGTTGTATGTATGTTCTCAGTATGTAACTGCGGTATTgttcattttttacagtgttttggttattttccttttttaaaacatataccTGTTAATCATCTATCTGTTCATTGATAAcatgtcattgtgtgtgtgttttcagagccCAAGCCGGTGTATGCTCAGCCTGGACAGCCAGATGTAGACCTGCCAGTCAGTCCCTCTGATGCCCCTGTGCCAAGCGCTGCCCATGACGATAGCATCCTACGGTAAAATCAACAGTATAATAAACCATCCAATGAAATATACAAGTCTCCTGAAGAACTACAAAGCCAAAGCTACTATGTTATGAGCAACTCCCCTGAGCATTAGCTCTCAGTTCACTTAATCAGATGGGAAGGCGACTGTTAGGGGAAAGTTTTAACCTGCAGCTCACATAGCGACAGCACATCTTGAAAGTTTTTGAAATGCTCCTGTGCCCTGAATTATCTATACAAAGCAGGGGCATTTTGGCACATCACAAGGCTTAGAactcagtgctgtgaaaaatgttgcaCGTACTTGTTTGCTGGCAAGTTGAATAAGCAGCTTTGAATATGACTGAATGCACAACTGTCAGTGCTTCTGCATGAGACAAACACTCGTCTGTGGTTATTTTGGTCTATAGCTAAAACGTTGAAAAATATACGAACGTTCTTTAGGATTGTATATTTCCTTTTCTAAAGAACAATTTTACATCTTTGCTTTTGAAAGTTCACTAAAGAGTAAACAGTCtctcaacaaaagaaaaacctgGCTAGCAGCCAAGATTCACTTACTATTCATAAAGTGTAGTTTGCATCGGAGAAAAGGAAATGCCATCAAATGGTGCCATGTCAAAGAAAAGCAGCCTAACTATTGTCTTCATCCCCCATCCTCAGGCCGAGCATGAAGCTGGTGAAGTTCAAGAAGGGGGAGAGTGTGGGGCTGCGGCTGGCTGGGGGGAATGACGTGGGCATCTTCGTTGCCGGAGTGCTGGAGGATAGCCCGGCTGCTAAGGAGGGACTGGAGGAGGGTGACCAAATTCTCAGGGtagatcatttattttttacacagtCCAGTGTATGAGCTGACCGCAGTTTTAAGAATtaatgtggttgtttttttttagcttagaGTTGGTGAAAAAAATTTATTGCATAAAGTTATATATCAAAAACTGTGTGTTGCAATTGATCTTTTTTCTATTCCATTTGTTTTTACAATGGGTATCTGATAGTGTCTGTAAACAGCCATGTTTTATGGGGTATGTGTCTCAAGCTTTCCCTTTTATTCATGGTTTTACACGCTGGCTGCTCCAAAATTCCTGTACCTCCAGGCCGGTCTCTTAGCAATGGCCCCGAGggagcacacagacacaaaaaactGTGTTTCCTCTCACTGTGTTTGTCCTATTTCCTCACAGCCATATATCTCACTGTTtgtacctcctcctcctttctccaaGTATAATGAGGAATGGCTTGAGTTTTTGCAGTGCAGTAAAacctgcagtttcccaggcaCTGCTGAGAACAGGAAGAGCTATGTAAACCTAAATTTAAATAGAGATTTACACTTTCTGTTTTGCACTCAATGTACAATGAAGTCTTAACTTACACTTAAAAGTACGAGATAGCAGGGAAGTTATTCTGTAAAAAGCATGAAACAGTAATCTCTGTTTTCCCAAATTCCAGGTAAATAATGTAGATTTTGCAAATATAATCCGAGAGGAGGCGGTGCTGTTCCTCCTTGACCTTCCTAAGGGTGAAGAGGTCACAATTCTTGCCCAGAAGAAGAAAGATGGTAAGTGAAGTGAGTAAGGGAATATGACAAGACATTGATTTCGACTGGTCTCATTGGTCCAGTGGATCTGACTCTCTGCTCTGTCCTGTTCAGTGTATCGGCGGATCGTGGAGTCTGATGTTGGCGACTCCTTCTACATCCGGACCCACTTTGAGTACGAGAAGGAATCTCCGTATGGGTTAAGCTTTAACAAGGGCGAGGTGTTCCGTGTTGTGGACACCCTCTACAATGGCAAGCTGGGCTCCTGGCTGGCTATTCGCATCGGCAAGAACCACCAGGAGGTGGAGAGGGGCATCATCCCCAACAAAAACAGGTGACAACATGctcacagatgtgtgtgtgctttggcTTTAATCGTATGTCAGTTTTCTCAAAGAATGACATGCTGGATGAATGTTTTGTCACAACACTGGACAGTCATTCACCTTATTTGTATTAAACGCGTTATGATTATCATTACCATGAAATGTCCTCAGTCGCTGGCAGCGTTGAGGTGAGCAGTGCCAAGTTTATGACACATCCATTAGCTTGTGTGACATTATGAACTATCCCTCTTCCCGCTATTTGTCAACAGAGCGGAGCAGCTCTCCAGCGTGCAATACACACTCCCTAAAACAGCAGGGGGCGACAGGGCGGACTTCTGGAGGTTCCGCGGTCTTCGCAGCTCGAAGAGGAACCTgaggaaaagcagagaggaCCTTTCCTCCCAGCCAGTTCAGACAAAGTTCCCAGCATATGAAAGGGTTGTACTGAGAGAAGGTGAGAAATCTGGCTGTATCTGCCCACCTGTATATGTCAATATGAGACTAACACTGCATTCTTagtctgattttattttcattattttttataacagCTGGTTTCTTGAGACCTGTTGTGATATTTGGGCCCATCGCTGATGTTGCTCGAGAAAAACTCTCCAGAGAAGAGCCAGATCTTTTTGAGCTTGCAAGTAAGTTTGTAAATATATTACAACTGACACAAAACATAATCATagcttcttctctttttttatgtaaatctcttctgtcttgtttttcagAGAGTGAACCGAGAGATGCAGGAACCGACCAGCGTAGTTCAGGAATCATTCGTCTTCATACCATCAAGCAGATCATTGACAGAGTGAGCATgcctcatttttatttaaaatgtgtcataGATTGATTTTTAGATTATTTCATCACAAATTTGTTCTtcatctttccttctctttatTTCATGAAGGACAAACACGCTGTGCTGGACATCACCCCGAATGCTGTGGATAGGCTGAACTATGCTCAGTGGTATCCGATTGTAGTCTTCCTAAATCCTGATAATAAGCAGGGCGTGAAGAACATGAGGACCAGACTGTGTCCAGAGTCCAGGAAGAGCGCCAGGAAGCTCTATGAGCGTGCCATCAAACTGAGGAAGAATAATCACCACCTGTTCACCAGTGAGTGGGCTCAAAATGTTGAAAGACAGGAAAAATAtgaattgtctgttttttttcttttacatgtaTTAACTTAATGAAATTTCTTTCTTAGCCACCATAAACTTGAACAACATGAATGACGGTTGGTACGGAGCTCTTAAAGAGAccatccagcagcagcagaaccagTTGGTGTGGGTGTCGGAGGGCAAGGTGAGAGACGGGCCATCTAGGTTTTGTAAATCTATATCATAGAACAGCGTTATGAGTTCTGTTGGTCTGTCGGAGCCATGGGTTAATGGTTTCACTGCTCTCCTCAGGCGGATGGCACTACAGAGGATGACTTGGATATCCATGATGACCGTCTGTCCTACCTGTCGGCGCCAGGTAGCGAATACTCCATGTACAGCACAGACAGCCGGCACACTTCAGACTATGAggacactgacacagagggtGGAGCGTACACAGACCAGGAGCTAGATGAGACTTTGAACGACGAGGTGGGTCTgcccacggagcccgccatcaCCCGCTCTTCCGAACCTGTGCGAGAAGACCCACCTGTAATTCAGGATACTCCTGGTTACCCTGGATACCAGCACCCAGTGCAGCCTGATCCAGCCAGTCGTATAGACCCTGCTGGTTTCAAGATGGCCGCTCCGCAGCAGGTAAAGTTCATATCTCGCTTTGCAGGCAAGCCACTGCAGGCTGTGCCTGTCAGAGATGGATGTATGGTTAAAAGTATATGACTGCAGAGCAGAGGAATAGCTCCTTTGTGTTCAGTGTCATTTCCTGACCtttgttaaaattaaatgtcCTTTGCTaagtaataaacatgttttagaaGCTACTGGTATGTTATCTAATCAAACCACATTTTTGCAAGTGCATTCTCTGGCTGGTGTAAAACTGATTCAGTATAAGGAAGAAGATCATGGTGTTGGGGtgagctgtactttgtgtgCCCTTGGCAGGCTGTGttataaatgtcttttaacaaTACTTCACAGCAAGATGAGGCTGCTCTGCCCATGCCCTCGTTGCCTCCGACGGTGGTAGCACCCCCTGCTGTTGAGCAGCCTGTACAGCTAGAGGGTATGCACCTAGAGGAGCCGTCTGCTGCAGCCGCAGCTCCTCAGGCTGATTCACTTAGCAGTCCCAGCCCTGCCCCTGAGCTTATTcagcccccaccaccaccacatgAACCCCACCCGTCTGGACCGCCTGGTCCAGAACCAAAGGTACCCGCTGTTTCACCAGCCACTCGGACCGGGCCTGGGCCCCAGCCTGCTGTTTTAACTGCCTGTCTTCTCGCACATGCTTTCCACTCGCTCTCTGCATGACATGCCCACACTGTGTGACTCACTGAGCCCACTGTGTGCCTCTGGCTCCCAGAGAAAATGTGTGACAGACTAGTCCACATGCACCACAGTGGGCTGGGAGACCAGAAGGACTGGTACATCTAAGTCTTTGACCAGGGTGAAGACATCCACAACCAGCCCTAACTGTTGCCTCTTACTTCCTTTGCATGGCTCCTAATGTTTTTTGGGTTCCTTTCAGCTTTAACTTTCCTCTGTAGATGAACAATAGTAGCACTTACAGTGGCATTGTAATGGTAGATGTGTCGTCTGTTGTAGTGCCAGTAGTTTGACATTGCATTAGATGCAAACTGAATGTTGGTTGCATGATGAAAGCTAACCTGCAGACAGTACTATTGGTAATGATTTCCATCAAGCAATTCTCCCTATGGAAAGACAAACCTACATCAACACACTGCATAATGTCTTCTGTTTCATAGTTTTGTCCTGAGTAGATGCCAACAAACCAACCTTCTTCCATAGGAAGTACTGTAACTAGATTTGCTGTCTACAGGCTACACATCATATGTTTGAAACGAGGCCTTTCAGAAATGTACAAATTGCTTGTTAGTCCACtatttataaaacatgttaatgtttaaGATCCACTTGTGAATATTATCATCATTCTTGAAAGGCATCTTGTCAAACAGGCATTCAGAACTGTTTTTGAATAATGGACAAATGTTTGCTTGTGTAATTTGCACTTTGACTTGATGTTTAATTAAATgatgagagattttttttatagtttggtTAACATGTTATGTGTTAATTTTCTTAAGATTTCAGTTTATTTCCCAGtaatgaattgaattgaattattgAAAAAGTTATTCTTAATCTGGTGTTGGGAAATCCTTTTTCCCTGACTTTCTGTCGTTCGACATGGTGGTTGTTAGAAGCTCACAATAATGATGATGTGACAGATGTATTCATTCAGTATCGTTTCTTCACAGATGTACAAGAAAGATCTGTACAATATGGACGAACCCATGCGAATCAACCATGGCCTGAAGCAGTCGATGAGCTACAGTCACCAGCCGCCGTACCAGGACAAACAGCCATACCGTGAATACGACCACCCGCCTTACGGTTACGATGGAGGCGGCTACACAGAACCAAAGCCTCACAACACTGACTCTCACCTGCACTACGACAACCGTGTGCCTCATTACAACGAACAGTGGCCCCCCTACGACCAGCAGACCTCATCTTCCCAGCCCGCAGGTTACCAGCCGGGCCACCAGCAACCCATGGGCTACAACCCCCGGTCCCCTTACGAGGATGGACCAGGGAGGGACTACAGCCCCCCTCAGCCACGCTACGATGAGGCCCCACCTGTGGGGTATGATGGCAGACCACGCCACAGTAAACCTGGACCCATTCGTTATGATGagcctccacctccacccccaACAGGCTATGATGCCCGCTCTCCTTATGAGGCAGAACCTCACTGCTTCCCCATAAATTCACCTCGATCACCGGAGCCCCCAAAGCAGTATTACGGTGACTCTGGTCTGAGGCCCGCCTACATTCCTGGGCCTCCAAACCGGGGCTACAAGCCAGGGATGCATGAGCCTATGGTGAACTCTGAACCTACCATTCCCCCTCCTAAACCAGAGACCCTTCCCTCCCCAGGTGAGCCAGCGCTCACCCCGGGCTCCAAACCGCTGCCCCCACCACCCCGGGAAGACCTGGATGAGGACCCGGCCATGAAACCGCAGTCAGTGCTTAACAGAGTCAAGATGTTTGAGAATAAACGGTCTGTTTCTATGGACAGGGCTAAAGAAGGAGAGTCGCCAGCACTCAGGGTAAGTTGGGTCAAACATTTTCTGTCGTAAAGTGAGACTGGAGTAAGATGCAAGTAAGCACTAAAGAcatcctctctctgcctttcaGCCTGCAGATGTTCCGAAACCTGTGAGTGCACCTGGCCCAGTCCTCAAAGCCAATTCCCTTAGCAACTTGGAGCAGGAGAAGTCCACCTATAGGTATGTAGTCCTCATTACAGCACTCCAGGTTGCAGAATAGGTGGGTGAAGGACAACTCAAAGAACCTTGCAAAAGGCGTCTttgaattcattcattgttgTTTGAGCTCCACCTAGTGGAGCTAAGTCACTTTGCTGCAAGCCAGACTTACAGTATGTGGTGTGCAAAGACTCAAAAGTTATTAGGAACATTAGGAACGAAAGTATTAGctgcaaaatgtacttaaagtattaaaaataaaaataccagAGTGCAGATTGCAGAGTGCAAATTAGAGTGTCTTATTTTTTCTTGCCTGTAGTAGAAAGTAAGTTAGTTTTTGTATCTGATTGCTGACTGTCAGGATACGTTATACACCTACAAACTAAAAGTGGGATTGTTTTGACAATGGattgtgctgcaggaagctgttttatCCTTTTTTGTGGAGTTTCAGTCAGCACCATCAGATCAGTAGCTAACACTGTCACTACTGCTAGCAACAGCAGCTCGGAAgctaaattaattaataatttttaatCAGTAAATCTGTCCACCCATTTTCTACAGTTTATCTGGGTCCAGGTCATATTGTCCCTTTCCATCATGCTGTCATACTTTGCAGCTGTTTCACTTGTTCTCCTTGGCTTTCTCCGCAGAGCTCCTGAGCCACAGAAGCCTCATACTAAACCTCTGGATGATGTAGTGCGTTCCAACCACTACGACCCAGATGAGGACGAGGAGTACTACAGGAAGCAGTTGTCCTACTTTGATCGCCGTAGCTTCGACAGCAAAGCCATGGGCCAGCCCAGTCCTGGCATCAATCGCTTCCATGATCTGCCCAAACCAGCGCAGCTGTCCTACCCATACAACAGGTACAACCACACACCTCACACCAGCAGTACTGTCCTGAGCTCTGTACTCACACCCGCTGCAGAAtcacagttgtttttattaactgCATTGTTTGTGTCAACTTACTGCAGAGTTGAGTCAGTAGAGAAAGTAAGTCCAGTGGAGAAAAGATATGAACCTCTGCCTCAAATCAGCCCCTCCTCTCAGTATGGGCCACCTGCCTCCGCCATCCCACCCAACACGCTGCCCAAACTCAGCCCCAGTGACGGTGAGCTCTCTAACTCTTCCTGTCTGGCtcttatatttcatttaataCTTATCTAGTGTACATAAATATGCAATAATGTGTCATCTCCGCTCTTCAGAGTTGTAGttttgggctgcaactaagcatcgttttcattattaattcatctGTCGATTCAGTCACATCTTCAAAttacttatgttttattatagtctaaaacccaaagatatttagtttactgtcggATAAGACAAATAAATGCCACACTTTCTCACATTTGAGCTGGAAAAAGCTGGAAAAAATgaagcaattaatcaattgattagtcaatcttTAGAAAATTAACCCACCattattctgataatcaattaatcaactaattgtttcagctctaatgttATATGCTGTGTATTTAATGTTGTCAGTCTAGCAGTAaccattttactgttttattgtgcCCACTAAATCAAAAGAGAGCATTATCTAAACTGCCAAATAAAAAGATATAATCATTTGATCAAAACTGTATTTCAGTGATCGTTTCCTTCTTCAATATTTGCAGCGAACTCCATACCTGAGCCGCTGAGCTCGCCCAATCCTAAACCTGAGCTGGCAGCTCTCAGGCCGGCCAGCAGGGACGAACCCGCACCAAGTGGCTACCTGCCCCCGAGGGGTCTCCCCGACAAGTCCCCCGTCAATGGCACTGACACAGCGGCCCCAAAGACCCTTGGTGCTCCCACTAGCTACAACCGCTACGTCCCGAAGCCTTACACCAGCTCAGCCCGGCCCTTTGAGCGCAAGTTTGAGAGCCCAAAGTTCAACCACAACCTGCTGCCCAACGACACACAGGTGAAGACGGACCTCCTCAGCAAGCCCGGTGTGGTGAGCAACAGCGGCGGAAAGCCTCAACTGTCACCACAGCCCCTGGATCACGACAGCGGCCTGGACACCTTCACACGCACTATGGACAACAGGCCCAAGTACCAGCACAATAACATCAACGCCATCCCCAAGGCCATCCCCGTAAGGTAAGACGCTCATAAATTTTACTCAAATCAATCAGCAGCAGGACGAGCAGTAAGTTCTTGGAGAAAAGTTACTGAGGCAGAACGAGACGTGTTTGTTCACAGGGGGTTTACTCTTGTGTCCTCTGCTGTACATTATTCTCTGCCTGCACTGCTTTGACTGATGATACCGACTTCTGTGCCTCCGTCCCTCAGCCCCAGCGCGTTGGAAGATGACGACGAGGATGAAGGGCACACGGTGGTGGCCACCGCCCGGGGGATCTTCAACTGTAACGGAGGGGTCCTGAGCTCCATCGAGACGGGCGTCAGCATCATCATCCCCCAGGGTGCCATCCCCGAGAGCGTGGAGCAGGAGATTTACTTCAAGGTGTGCCGGGACAACAGCATCCTACCCCCCCTCGACAAGGAGAAAGGTCAGTCCCACGCCGCTGTTTCTGTCCTAAAAAGGTCAAAAAACAAGAAGTCACtaaatctgagaaaaaaaagtagataAAAAGTATTTACGGTAAACAggaaggtttttttgttttagtgctAATTTAGGATTTAACTGCAGATatgcatttaaataaatgtttaagaTAAAGTTTCAGCAGCCCCTTCATCAGATAATTGAAAATATGACGTCTAAGTTTATACTTGAACATTTGTGTTGCTGTAAACAAAGAACACTACTTATCTTTATTATGAGGTGTATGAATAGATGGAATATATAAAAAATGGCTGATGCAAAGCCAAGACATGTGGTTATATGTACAGAAAGTAGAGTTACAGTTCTGTTCGCACATATAATAAATCCATAATGTCAGCAGCTATATTTAGAGTATTTTTAATGAACGTTTAGCACCAGAGGAGT is drawn from Thunnus thynnus chromosome 5, fThuThy2.1, whole genome shotgun sequence and contains these coding sequences:
- the tjp1b gene encoding tight junction protein ZO-1 isoform X4; the encoded protein is MITCAFLWVGFLVAVDSTMVNYQKYITVMQLALGVTASNKEHCLPPRKRMWIHPSPTAGSITAASSVSTIQGKPSLRRIKGRIHRSKSLDSIDLLDSNSAAMEETVIWEQHTVTLHRAPGFGFGIAISGGRDNPHFQSGETSIVISDVLKGGPAEGLLQENDRVVMVNAVSMDNVEHAYAVQQLRKSGKIAKITIRRKRKVHVPMGRLGERETMSEHDEEEDSYDEEIYETRSGRSGAYSGVGGAMGRRSGRSSGRRDRERERSGSRERSLSPRSDRRSHNLPPRPAKVTLVKSRKNEAEYGLRLASHIFVKDISPESLAARDGNIQEGDVVLKINGTVTENLSLIDAKKLIERSKGKLKMVVQRDERATLLNIPDLDDSIPSANASDRDDISDIHSLASDHSNRSHDRHRSSRSRSPDRRSEPSDHSRHSPPQISNGSHRSRDDERVSKAASTPAKLPEEVPLPKPKESAIAREEKQLPPLPEPKPVYAQPGQPDVDLPVSPSDAPVPSAAHDDSILRPSMKLVKFKKGESVGLRLAGGNDVGIFVAGVLEDSPAAKEGLEEGDQILRVNNVDFANIIREEAVLFLLDLPKGEEVTILAQKKKDVYRRIVESDVGDSFYIRTHFEYEKESPYGLSFNKGEVFRVVDTLYNGKLGSWLAIRIGKNHQEVERGIIPNKNRAEQLSSVQYTLPKTAGGDRADFWRFRGLRSSKRNLRKSREDLSSQPVQTKFPAYERVVLREAGFLRPVVIFGPIADVAREKLSREEPDLFELAKSEPRDAGTDQRSSGIIRLHTIKQIIDRDKHAVLDITPNAVDRLNYAQWYPIVVFLNPDNKQGVKNMRTRLCPESRKSARKLYERAIKLRKNNHHLFTTTINLNNMNDGWYGALKETIQQQQNQLVWVSEGKADGTTEDDLDIHDDRLSYLSAPGSEYSMYSTDSRHTSDYEDTDTEGGAYTDQELDETLNDEVGLPTEPAITRSSEPVREDPPVIQDTPGYPGYQHPVQPDPASRIDPAGFKMAAPQQQDEAALPMPSLPPTVVAPPAVEQPVQLEGMHLEEPSAAAAAPQADSLSSPSPAPELIQPPPPPHEPHPSGPPGPEPKMYKKDLYNMDEPMRINHGLKQSMSYSHQPPYQDKQPYREYDHPPYGYDGGGYTEPKPHNTDSHLHYDNRVPHYNEQWPPYDQQTSSSQPAGYQPGHQQPMGYNPRSPYEDGPGRDYSPPQPRYDEAPPVGYDGRPRHSKPGPIRYDEPPPPPPTGYDARSPYEAEPHCFPINSPRSPEPPKQYYGDSGLRPAYIPGPPNRGYKPGMHEPMVNSEPTIPPPKPETLPSPGEPALTPGSKPLPPPPREDLDEDPAMKPQSVLNRVKMFENKRSVSMDRAKEGESPALRPADVPKPVSAPGPVLKANSLSNLEQEKSTYRAPEPQKPHTKPLDDVVRSNHYDPDEDEEYYRKQLSYFDRRSFDSKAMGQPSPGINRFHDLPKPAQLSYPYNRVESVEKVSPVEKRYEPLPQISPSSQYGPPASAIPPNTLPKLSPSDANSIPEPLSSPNPKPELAALRPASRDEPAPSGYLPPRGLPDKSPVNGTDTAAPKTLGAPTSYNRYVPKPYTSSARPFERKFESPKFNHNLLPNDTQVKTDLLSKPGVVSNSGGKPQLSPQPLDHDSGLDTFTRTMDNRPKYQHNNINAIPKAIPVSPSALEDDDEDEGHTVVATARGIFNCNGGVLSSIETGVSIIIPQGAIPESVEQEIYFKVCRDNSILPPLDKEKGETLLSPLVMCGPHGLKFLKPVELRLPHCDPKTWQNKSLPGDPNYLVGANCVSVLIDHF
- the tjp1b gene encoding tight junction protein ZO-1 isoform X6 — protein: MGFLDLSSAAMEETVIWEQHTVTLHRAPGFGFGIAISGGRDNPHFQSGETSIVISDVLKGGPAEGLLQENDRVVMVNAVSMDNVEHAYAVQQLRKSGKIAKITIRRKRKVHVPMGRLGERETMSEHDEEEDSYDEEIYETRSGRSGAYSGVGGAMGRRSGRSSGRRDRERERSGSRERSLSPRSDRRSHNLPPRPAKVTLVKSRKNEAEYGLRLASHIFVKDISPESLAARDGNIQEGDVVLKINGTVTENLSLIDAKKLIERSKGKLKMVVQRDERATLLNIPDLDDSIPSANASDRDDISDIHSLASDHSNRSHDRHRSSRSRSPDRRSEPSDHSRHSPPQISNGSHRSRDDERVSKAASTPAKLPEEVPLPKPKESAIAREEKQLPPLPEPKPVYAQPGQPDVDLPVSPSDAPVPSAAHDDSILRPSMKLVKFKKGESVGLRLAGGNDVGIFVAGVLEDSPAAKEGLEEGDQILRVNNVDFANIIREEAVLFLLDLPKGEEVTILAQKKKDVYRRIVESDVGDSFYIRTHFEYEKESPYGLSFNKGEVFRVVDTLYNGKLGSWLAIRIGKNHQEVERGIIPNKNRAEQLSSVQYTLPKTAGGDRADFWRFRGLRSSKRNLRKSREDLSSQPVQTKFPAYERVVLREAGFLRPVVIFGPIADVAREKLSREEPDLFELAKSEPRDAGTDQRSSGIIRLHTIKQIIDRDKHAVLDITPNAVDRLNYAQWYPIVVFLNPDNKQGVKNMRTRLCPESRKSARKLYERAIKLRKNNHHLFTTTINLNNMNDGWYGALKETIQQQQNQLVWVSEGKADGTTEDDLDIHDDRLSYLSAPGSEYSMYSTDSRHTSDYEDTDTEGGAYTDQELDETLNDEVGLPTEPAITRSSEPVREDPPVIQDTPGYPGYQHPVQPDPASRIDPAGFKMAAPQQQDEAALPMPSLPPTVVAPPAVEQPVQLEGMHLEEPSAAAAAPQADSLSSPSPAPELIQPPPPPHEPHPSGPPGPEPKMYKKDLYNMDEPMRINHGLKQSMSYSHQPPYQDKQPYREYDHPPYGYDGGGYTEPKPHNTDSHLHYDNRVPHYNEQWPPYDQQTSSSQPAGYQPGHQQPMGYNPRSPYEDGPGRDYSPPQPRYDEAPPVGYDGRPRHSKPGPIRYDEPPPPPPTGYDARSPYEAEPHCFPINSPRSPEPPKQYYGDSGLRPAYIPGPPNRGYKPGMHEPMVNSEPTIPPPKPETLPSPGEPALTPGSKPLPPPPREDLDEDPAMKPQSVLNRVKMFENKRSVSMDRAKEGESPALRPADVPKPVSAPGPVLKANSLSNLEQEKSTYRAPEPQKPHTKPLDDVVRSNHYDPDEDEEYYRKQLSYFDRRSFDSKAMGQPSPGINRFHDLPKPAQLSYPYNRVESVEKVSPVEKRYEPLPQISPSSQYGPPASAIPPNTLPKLSPSDANSIPEPLSSPNPKPELAALRPASRDEPAPSGYLPPRGLPDKSPVNGTDTAAPKTLGAPTSYNRYVPKPYTSSARPFERKFESPKFNHNLLPNDTQVKTDLLSKPGVVSNSGGKPQLSPQPLDHDSGLDTFTRTMDNRPKYQHNNINAIPKAIPVSPSALEDDDEDEGHTVVATARGIFNCNGGVLSSIETGVSIIIPQGAIPESVEQEIYFKVCRDNSILPPLDKEKGETLLSPLVMCGPHGLKFLKPVELRLPHCASMTPDGWSFALKSSDSSSGDPKTWQNKSLPGDPNYLVGANCVSVLIDHF